From a region of the Candidatus Neomarinimicrobiota bacterium genome:
- the rpsH gene encoding 30S ribosomal protein S8, whose amino-acid sequence MTDPIADMLTRVRNAARAGHPRVDIPASKLKLEVAKILRDHHY is encoded by the coding sequence ATGACCGATCCAATAGCTGACATGCTAACCCGCGTGAGAAATGCGGCAAGAGCTGGACATCCCAGGGTGGATATCCCGGCATCGAAACTCAAACTGGAGGTCGCGAAAATACTTCGCGATCACCATTACAT